The DNA sequence TCCGGCTCTTTCTCTTGATAAACCACCAGGACCTAATGCAGACATACGTCTTTTATGGGTAACCTCAGATAGTGGATTGGTTTGATCCATGAATTGAGATAACTGATTAGTTCCAAAGAAAGAGTTGATAACTGAAGTTAAGGTTTTAGCATTGATCAAGTCAATAGGAGTGAACACTTCGTTATCACGAACGTTCATTCTTTCTTTAATGGTTCGAGCCATACGAGCTAAACCTACACCAAATTGACCGGCTAATTGTTCACCAACAGTTTTAACACGACGGTTAGATAAGTGATCGATATCATCAACTTCAGCTTTTGAGTTGATTAATTCAATTAAATATTTAACAATTGCGATAATATCGTCTTTTGTTAAAACTTGAATATCTTCTGATATATTTAATCCTAACTTTTTATTAATACGATAACGACCTACTTCACCTAAAGAATATCGAGCATCAGAGAAGAATAATTTATCGATAATTCCTCTAGCCGTTTCTTCATCAGGTGGTTCAGCATTACGTAATTGACGATAGATATATTCTACAGCTTCTTTTTCGGAATTGGTAGAGTCTTTTTGTAATGTGTTGTGAATTATTGAGAATTCATTACTGTTTTCTTTATGAACTAAAATAGTTTTAATTCCGGAATCTATGATTAAATCAAGATGTTCCTTTTCTAAAACAGTTTCACGGTCAAGGATAATTTCATTTCTTTCAATAGAAACCACCTCACCGGTGTCTTCATCAACAAAGTCCTCGAACCAAGTATTTAAAACCCTTGCAGCTAGAGTCCTTCCTAACATCTTTTTTAGGTTGGATTTATTAACTTTTACTTCTTCTGCAAGATCAAATATTTCTAATATATCTTTATCACTTTGATAACCGATTGCACGAAGCAAGGTTGTCATCGGAAGTTTTTTCTTTCTGTCAATGTAAGCATACATCACGCCATTGATATCGGTAGCAAATTCCATCCAAGATCCTTTAAATGGAATAATTCTGGAAGAATATAATTTAGCACCGTTGGCATGATAAGATTGTCCAAAAAATACACCAGGTGAACGATGTAATTGGGATACCATAACTCTTTCAGCACCGTTTATAATAAACGAACCGCTTGGTGTCATATAAGGAATAGGCCCTAAATATACATCTTGAACTACTGTTTCAAAATCTTCATGTTCGGGGTCGGTACAATATAATTTCAGACGTGCTTTAAGTGGTACACTATAAGTTAATCCTCTTTCAATGCATTCTTCAATAGAGTATTTTGGAGGATCAACAAAATAATCTAAAAATTCTAAAACGAACTGATTCCTAGTATCGGAAATAGGAAAATTTTCAGTAAACGTTTTAAAAAGTCCTTCGTTTTTTCTTTGATCAGGACGGGTTTCTAATTGAAAAAAATCCTGAAATGATTTAACCTGTATATCCAGGAAATCAGGAAATTCAATTTGTCCTTTAGAGTGAGAGAAACTAAATCTCTTAGGGTTTTGAGTTTTTGACGCCAATGATTTACTCATATGATATATTAAAATCTTTAAAACACAAATAGGCTTAGACCTTACCAATGTTAAATTGGAGGCCTAAACCTTTATTTTTAGGTAGAATGAATTATTTCAATTCAACTTCAGCTCCAGCTTCTTCAAGCTGTTTTTTAAGACTTTCTGCTTCGTCTTTAGCTACTCCTTCTTTAATTGGAGTAGGAGCTCCATCTACAGCATCTTTAGCTTCTTTTAGACCTTTACCTGTAAGATCTTTAACTAATTTAACAACAGCTAATTTGTTAGCTCCTGCAGCTTTAAGAATAACATCGAATTCTGTTTTTTCTTCAGCAGCACCAGCATCAGCACCAGCAACAGGTGCAGCCATAGCTACAGCAGCAGCAGCAGGTTCAATACCGTA is a window from the Apibacter sp. B3706 genome containing:
- the rplL gene encoding 50S ribosomal protein L7/L12, with the translated sequence MADLKQLAETLVNLTVKEVNELAEILKEEYGIEPAAAAVAMAAPVAGADAGAAEEKTEFDVILKAAGANKLAVVKLVKDLTGKGLKEAKDAVDGAPTPIKEGVAKDEAESLKKQLEEAGAEVELK